One window of Mesorhizobium loti R88b genomic DNA carries:
- the purB gene encoding adenylosuccinate lyase codes for MIPRYSRPEMVAIWSPETRFRIWFEIEAHACDALAELGVIPKAAAKTIWEKGSAAKFDVDKIDEIERVTKHDVIAFLTHLAEFVGPDARFIHQGMTSSDVLDTCFAVQLTRASDILLGDIDGLLAALKRRAFEHKDTVTIGRSHGIHAEPTTFGIKLAQAYAEFSRCRERLVHAREDIATCAISGAVGTFANIEPYVEEHVAAKLGLKPEPVSTQVIPRDRHAMFFATLGVIASSMERLATEIRHLQRTEVLEAEEYFSPGQKGSSAMPHKRNPVLTENLTGLARMVRSMALPAMEDVALWHERDISHSSVERMIGPDATVTLDFALSRLTGVIDKLVVYPENMLKNMNKFRGLVHSQRVMLALTQAGLSREDSYRLVQRNAMRVWEQGADFLEELLADKEVTAALPEAEIREKFDLGYHTKHVDTIFRRVFGEA; via the coding sequence ATGATCCCTCGCTATTCCCGGCCGGAAATGGTCGCCATCTGGTCGCCCGAAACCCGGTTTCGCATCTGGTTCGAAATCGAGGCCCATGCCTGCGATGCACTGGCCGAACTCGGCGTTATCCCTAAAGCGGCCGCGAAAACCATCTGGGAAAAGGGCAGCGCGGCGAAATTCGACGTCGACAAGATCGACGAGATCGAGCGCGTAACCAAGCATGACGTCATCGCCTTCCTGACCCATCTCGCCGAATTCGTCGGACCCGACGCACGCTTCATCCACCAGGGCATGACCTCTTCGGATGTTCTGGACACCTGCTTTGCCGTCCAGCTCACCCGCGCCAGCGACATCCTGCTGGGTGACATTGACGGCCTGCTTGCCGCCCTCAAGCGCCGCGCCTTCGAGCACAAGGACACCGTCACCATCGGCCGCAGCCACGGCATCCACGCCGAACCGACAACCTTCGGCATCAAGCTGGCGCAGGCCTATGCCGAGTTCTCGCGCTGCCGCGAGCGGCTGGTGCACGCACGCGAGGACATCGCAACCTGCGCGATTTCAGGCGCCGTCGGCACGTTCGCCAACATCGAGCCCTATGTCGAAGAGCATGTCGCGGCAAAGCTAGGGCTTAAGCCGGAGCCGGTGTCGACGCAGGTCATCCCACGCGATCGCCATGCGATGTTCTTTGCCACGCTCGGCGTCATCGCCTCGTCGATGGAGCGGCTGGCGACCGAGATCCGCCATCTGCAGCGCACCGAGGTGCTGGAAGCGGAAGAGTATTTTTCGCCGGGCCAGAAAGGCTCGTCGGCAATGCCGCACAAGCGCAACCCGGTGCTGACGGAAAACCTCACCGGCCTTGCCCGCATGGTGCGCTCCATGGCGTTGCCGGCGATGGAGGATGTCGCGCTCTGGCACGAGCGCGATATCTCGCATTCCTCGGTCGAGCGCATGATCGGTCCGGACGCCACGGTGACGCTCGATTTCGCACTGTCGCGGTTGACCGGCGTCATCGACAAGCTGGTCGTCTATCCCGAGAACATGCTGAAGAACATGAACAAGTTCAGGGGTCTCGTGCATTCGCAGCGCGTGATGCTGGCGCTGACGCAGGCCGGCCTATCGCGCGAGGACTCCTACCGGCTGGTGCAGCGCAACGCCATGAGGGTGTGGGAACAAGGTGCTGATTTTCTTGAAGAACTTCTGGCCGACAAGGAAGTGACCGCGGCATTGCCCGAGGCGGAGATTCGCGAGAAATTCGACCTGGGCTATCACACCAAGCATGTCGATACGATTTTCAGGCGGGTTTTTGGGGAGGCCTGA